Proteins encoded by one window of Panicum virgatum strain AP13 chromosome 7N, P.virgatum_v5, whole genome shotgun sequence:
- the LOC120682121 gene encoding PLAT domain-containing protein 2-like, which produces MGKIFVILLISLVFSARSSIASDDDDECYYVVKIQTGWQKKAGTDSRITFTMGDGGREITTNDLAKYCGTGGRFHNYFERGSLDEFRCPSLCLRHEPCLLYLESDMRGLGAGWYVEYVEAYMYPNRAATEYTYYHKFVVKDWLDSYPYNRWVLVNDTCTAWLDSYNSSYNNRGTLINDTPVLPADNAAIM; this is translated from the coding sequence ATGGGGAAGATTTTCGTTATTTTGCTAATCTCTCTTGTTTTCTCGGCCAGAAGCAGTATCGcctctgacgacgacgacgaatgCTACTATGTCGTCAAGATCCAGACAGGATGGCAGAAGAAAGCTGGCACCGACTCCCGCATCACTTTTACAATGGGGGACGGCGGACGGGAAATCACAACCAACGACCTGGCCAAATACTGCGGCACGGGCGGCAGGTTCCACAACTACTTCGAGAGGGGCAGCTTAGACGAGTTCCGTTGCCCGTCCCTGTGCTTGAGGCACGAGCCGTGCCTCCTCTACCTGGAGTCAGACATGAGGGGCCTTGGAGCCGGATGGTACGTCGAGTACGTAGAGGCGTACATGTACCCGAACCGCGCGGCAACCGAGTACACGTACTACCACAAGTTCGTGGTGAAGGACTGGTTAGATAGTTACCCTTACAATCGCTGGGTTCTTGTCAACGACACATGTACTGCCTGGTTGGATAGTTACAATTCTTCTTACAATAATCGCGGGACTCTGATCAACGACACCCCTGTACTGCCTGCCGATAACGCGGCAATAATGTAA